TGGACGGATTCGGGACGACGCACGAGGTCATCATCCTGGCGGCGACCAACCGGCCCGATGTGCTGGACGCGGCCTTGTTGCGGCCCGGCAGGTTTGACCGGCAGGTGGTGGTGGACGCGCCGGACGTGAAGGGCCGCGAGACCATCCTCAAGATTCACGCCCGTAAAAAGCCCCTCGAACCCAATGTCGATCTCAACGCGGTGGCCCGCCGCACCCCCGGCATGGTGGGAGCGGATCTGGAGAACCTGCTGAACGAGGCGGCTTTGGGGGCGGCGCGGGAGCAGCGCAACCGGATTACCAACAAGGACATCGACGAGGCGCGTGACCGGGTGCTGATGGGACCGGAGCGCCGGAGCATGGTCATTGGCGAGAAGGACCGGCGGGTGACGGCCTACCACGAGGTCGGGCATGCGCTGGCGGCGCAACTGCTGCCGCACGCGGACCGCGTCCACAAGCTGACGGTGGTGCCGCGTGGTCGGGCGCTGGGCGCGGCCATGTACACGCCTGAAGACCGGATGCACCACACCGAGGCGTCGCTGCTCGACCGCATCGCGGTGGCGCTGGCCGGGCACGCCGCCGAGGCGGTGGCACTGGGGGCCGTCACCACCGGAGCGCAGAGTGACTTCCAGCAGGCCACCAACATCGCCCGCAAGATGATCACCGAGTGGGGCATGAGCAAACTCGGCAACATCGCCCTCCAGCAAGACGGCGGCTACCTGGGTTTGCCCGGCGAGCGCGGTCTGTACAGCGAGGAGACTGCCGAGCGCATCGACGAGGAACTGCGCCGCATCACTGGCGAGCAGTATGACCGGGTCCACGTGCTGCTGACCGAGCACGTGCATCAGATGCACCGGCTGGTGGACGCGCTGATCGTCCATGAAACCCTCAACGCCGAGCAGTTCGCGGCGGTCCTGGCGGGCGGTACCCTGGAAGACCCCACTCTGGGTCTGCCCGCCGTCACCGAGTTGCCCGCCGTGGGCACCCTCAAGCCGGGTGGGGTCTAGAAAGCGTTCAATCTTTAAGCGTCAGTCCCCGTCTGCAAGCAAATGAGCTGAAGACCGGGGCTTTTTTGGTTACCCTGGGCAGCATGTTTACCTTTCCGGAAGCGGCGACCCTCTCCGAGGCACGGGTGGGCCTGGAGTCCCATCTGCTGGCCCGCTTCGCCGCCCGCCTGCCCGCTGCCTTCGTGCTGGAAGCGGCCTTCGAGGAAGCCTTCTACCGCCGCGCCAATCTGCCCGAGCAGCTCGGCAAGCTGTTTGCGGCAATCAATCCCCGGCGCATCGACGAGGACGTGCTCGAAGGGCTGTGCGAAAAGGCCACCAGTCTGGTCCGCACCTCGGCGCTGATGGACGACAGCGTGCAACTGCTGCTCAGGGCCGTGAACAATGCCGGATTGAGCAGCGGCGAGTTTCACCTGCGCCGACCCGGTGAGCGCCGCAGCGAGAGTGGTGGGGCGCGGCCTCCCGGCAACGCGGTGCTGTTCGCGCTCAAGCGGCTGTGGGCCAATGACTGGCAGTTTGAGGCGGTGCTGGCGCGGCTTGATACGCTGGGCAGCATCGCCCTGGAGGCGCGGCCCGTGCTGATCTTTGCCGGGCCGCCCGGCCAGCCGGACCCTGGGCTGGCCGAACAGCTCGGCGCATTCGAGGCATGGCGCAGCGCTGCCGGGCTGGTCGGCCTGGCGTGAACGGGCCTGATCGGCTGTCTGCCCTGCCGTTCGGCCTGATCGGGGCGCTGCTCTTTCTGAATGTCT
This portion of the Deinococcus rubellus genome encodes:
- the ftsH gene encoding ATP-dependent zinc metalloprotease FtsH; this encodes MKRVVWPLWLLGAALLLLAVISLTMPRPAQSPLSLDQFQGALAGGEIQNLTIQYQDNTAQLDGTLKNGTRFESRSLADDPLLNVESLQKRGVDVTIAQPGRFNWITALSTMLTVSLIVVLLITLLRSRNQQGSDPASQFGKSKAHVVQEGQIKVNFGDVAGCDEAKADLTEVVDFLKHPEKYHALGARIPHGILLVGPPGSGKTLLARAVAGEAKVPYFSISGSDFVEMFVGVGAARVRDLFEQARKAAPCIVFIDEIDAVGRKRGSGMQGGNDEREQTLNQLLVEMDGFGTTHEVIILAATNRPDVLDAALLRPGRFDRQVVVDAPDVKGRETILKIHARKKPLEPNVDLNAVARRTPGMVGADLENLLNEAALGAAREQRNRITNKDIDEARDRVLMGPERRSMVIGEKDRRVTAYHEVGHALAAQLLPHADRVHKLTVVPRGRALGAAMYTPEDRMHHTEASLLDRIAVALAGHAAEAVALGAVTTGAQSDFQQATNIARKMITEWGMSKLGNIALQQDGGYLGLPGERGLYSEETAERIDEELRRITGEQYDRVHVLLTEHVHQMHRLVDALIVHETLNAEQFAAVLAGGTLEDPTLGLPAVTELPAVGTLKPGGV